In Nonomuraea sp. NBC_00507, the following are encoded in one genomic region:
- a CDS encoding propionyl-CoA synthetase, with product MGAFDEAYRDSIEHPDEFWAAAARGIDWDVAPATVFGDGRWFPDGRLNTCYNAVDRHVATGRGEQAALIYDSPVTGVVRTFTYAELLDQVARTAGMLRDLGVRAGDTVVIYMPMVPEAVVAMLACARLGAVHSVVFGGFAARELAVRIDHARPKVVMSASCGIEPARVVEYKPLLDSALEQATHRPDRCVILQRPQCVAGLAEGRDVDWAEAVRGAEPAVCVSVAATDPLYILYTSGTTGSPKGVVRDNGGHAVALHWSMANVYGAAPGEVYWAASDVGWVVGHSYIVYAPLLAGCTTVLYEGKPVGTPDPGAFWRVVSTHGVRTLFTAPTAIRAIKKEDPSGNFAKKWDLSGLRYLFLAGERLDPDTYHWASDLLGIPVIDHWWQTETGWPIAANCVGLEPLPIKPGSPTRPVPGWDVHILDADGNDLPPGVDGAVTVKLPLPPGALPTLYRDDDRYRRSYLERYPGHYLTGDGGHLDADGYLYVMGRIDDVINVAGHRLSTGAMEEVIAAHPDVAECAVIGVADQLKGQLPVGFVVLKAGAERDPEELERELTALVRERIGPVAAFRRAVVVARLPKTRSGKILRATMRDIADGNPYTMPSTIEDPATLPEIAEAIGGK from the coding sequence GTGGGCGCTTTTGACGAGGCTTACCGGGACAGCATCGAACACCCCGACGAGTTCTGGGCCGCGGCGGCCCGCGGCATCGACTGGGACGTGGCGCCCGCCACCGTCTTCGGCGACGGCCGGTGGTTCCCCGACGGTCGGCTCAACACCTGCTACAACGCGGTGGACCGGCACGTGGCGACCGGGCGCGGTGAGCAGGCCGCGCTGATCTACGACAGCCCCGTCACGGGCGTCGTGCGCACCTTCACGTACGCAGAGCTGCTCGACCAGGTCGCGCGGACCGCGGGCATGCTGCGGGACCTCGGCGTGCGCGCCGGCGACACTGTCGTGATCTACATGCCGATGGTGCCGGAGGCGGTGGTCGCCATGCTGGCGTGCGCGCGGCTGGGCGCCGTGCACTCGGTGGTGTTCGGCGGTTTCGCGGCCAGGGAGCTGGCCGTGCGGATCGACCACGCTCGGCCCAAGGTCGTGATGTCGGCGTCGTGCGGGATCGAGCCGGCCCGGGTGGTGGAGTACAAACCGCTGCTGGACTCGGCGCTTGAGCAGGCCACACACCGGCCCGACCGGTGCGTGATCCTCCAGCGGCCGCAGTGCGTCGCCGGGCTTGCCGAGGGGCGCGACGTGGACTGGGCGGAGGCCGTACGCGGCGCCGAGCCGGCCGTCTGCGTGAGCGTGGCCGCCACCGACCCGCTCTACATCCTCTACACCTCCGGCACCACGGGCTCACCGAAGGGCGTCGTGCGCGACAACGGCGGGCACGCCGTCGCGCTGCACTGGAGCATGGCGAACGTGTACGGCGCCGCGCCCGGCGAGGTCTACTGGGCGGCCTCCGACGTGGGCTGGGTGGTCGGCCACTCCTACATCGTGTACGCCCCGCTGCTGGCCGGCTGCACGACCGTGCTGTACGAGGGCAAGCCCGTCGGCACTCCCGACCCAGGAGCGTTCTGGCGGGTGGTGTCGACGCACGGCGTCCGGACGTTGTTCACCGCGCCGACCGCGATCAGGGCGATCAAAAAAGAGGACCCATCCGGAAATTTCGCCAAAAAGTGGGACCTGTCCGGACTTCGCTACCTCTTCCTGGCCGGCGAACGCCTCGACCCCGACACCTACCATTGGGCGTCCGACCTGCTCGGCATCCCCGTCATCGACCACTGGTGGCAGACCGAGACCGGCTGGCCGATCGCCGCCAACTGCGTCGGCCTCGAGCCCCTGCCGATCAAGCCCGGCTCCCCGACCAGGCCCGTCCCCGGCTGGGACGTGCACATCCTCGACGCCGACGGCAACGACCTCCCGCCGGGCGTCGACGGCGCGGTCACCGTCAAGCTGCCGCTGCCGCCCGGCGCGCTGCCCACCCTCTACCGCGACGACGACCGTTACCGGCGTTCCTACCTGGAGCGCTATCCCGGCCACTACCTGACGGGCGACGGCGGCCATCTGGACGCCGACGGCTACCTGTACGTCATGGGCCGCATCGACGACGTGATCAACGTGGCCGGGCACCGGCTCTCGACCGGCGCGATGGAAGAGGTCATCGCCGCGCACCCGGACGTCGCCGAGTGCGCCGTGATCGGCGTGGCCGACCAGCTGAAGGGCCAGCTCCCGGTCGGCTTCGTGGTGCTGAAGGCAGGCGCGGAACGCGACCCGGAGGAGCTCGAACGCGAGCTGACCGCCCTGGTGCGCGAGCGCATCGGCCCCGTCGCCGCCTTCCGCCGCGCCGTGGTGGTCGCCCGGCTGCCGAAGACCCGCTCGGGCAAGATCCTGCGCGCCACGATGCGGGACATCGCCGACGGCAACCCGTACACCATGCCGTCCACGATCGAGGACCCCGCCACGCTGCCCGAGATCGCCGAGGCCATAGGAGGAAAGTGA
- a CDS encoding nucleotidyltransferase domain-containing protein: MSDDLILSVVMGSRAYGLQTEASDTDRRGVFVAPTVAFWRLDKPATHRDGPLPEQFSWEVERFCVLALDANPTVLECLWSPIVELITPAGRRLRELRGAFVSAKAQQSFAGYADAQFRRLDPAAPKWKQAMHMVRLLLSGLHLMRYGEPLVDMGPYREQLLAIKRGEVPWAEVDGWRAALSAELAATPSVLPAEPDRARVEEFLIGVRKENL, translated from the coding sequence GTGAGTGATGACTTGATCCTTTCCGTCGTCATGGGTTCGCGGGCGTACGGGCTGCAGACCGAGGCCTCGGACACCGACCGGCGGGGCGTGTTCGTGGCGCCGACGGTCGCGTTCTGGCGGCTGGACAAACCCGCCACGCACCGGGACGGGCCGCTGCCCGAGCAGTTCTCGTGGGAGGTCGAACGCTTCTGCGTGCTCGCGCTCGACGCCAACCCCACCGTCCTGGAGTGCCTGTGGTCCCCCATCGTGGAGCTGATCACGCCGGCCGGGCGGCGGCTGCGGGAGCTGCGCGGGGCGTTCGTGTCGGCGAAGGCGCAGCAGTCGTTCGCCGGGTACGCCGACGCGCAGTTCCGCCGGCTCGACCCGGCCGCGCCGAAGTGGAAGCAGGCCATGCACATGGTGCGACTGCTGCTCAGCGGCCTGCACCTGATGCGTTACGGTGAACCGCTGGTCGATATGGGGCCGTACCGGGAGCAACTGCTGGCAATCAAACGGGGCGAGGTGCCGTGGGCGGAGGTGGACGGCTGGCGTGCGGCCCTGTCCGCCGAGCTGGCCGCCACGCCCAGCGTGCTGCCCGCGGAGCCGGACCGGGCGCGGGTCGAGGAGTTCCTGATCGGTGTGCGTAAGGAGAATCTGTGA
- a CDS encoding nucleotidyltransferase domain-containing protein produces the protein MSVLPGWLSEIPGEQPYPLVFATVSGAHLYGFPSVDSDVDLRGVHVLPVEEVAGLRHGPETLERTWTRDGVEMDLVTHDLAKFCRLLLGRNGYVLEQLLSPLVVASSPVHEELVALAPGCVTRHHAHHYLGFARTQWGLFLKTMELKPLLYTFRVLATGTHLMRTGELEADLTRLYAYGPAYLPELVALKRDAEHGRAPSVIGVEADVERMTTALEHARDSSALPERATAEGALHDLVVRARLAAP, from the coding sequence GTGAGCGTGTTACCCGGCTGGCTGTCCGAGATCCCGGGCGAGCAGCCGTACCCGCTGGTGTTCGCGACGGTGAGCGGGGCCCACCTGTACGGGTTCCCGTCGGTGGACTCCGACGTGGACCTGCGGGGTGTGCACGTGCTGCCGGTCGAGGAGGTGGCGGGGCTGCGGCACGGGCCGGAGACGCTGGAGCGGACGTGGACGCGTGACGGCGTGGAGATGGACCTGGTCACGCACGACCTCGCGAAGTTCTGCCGCCTGCTGCTCGGGCGCAACGGCTATGTGCTGGAGCAGTTGCTGTCGCCGCTGGTGGTGGCGTCGTCGCCGGTGCACGAGGAGCTGGTGGCCCTGGCGCCGGGGTGCGTGACGCGGCACCACGCCCACCACTACCTGGGGTTCGCGCGGACGCAGTGGGGGCTCTTCTTGAAGACCATGGAGCTGAAGCCGCTGCTCTACACCTTCCGCGTGCTGGCCACGGGGACACACCTCATGCGTACCGGGGAACTGGAGGCCGACCTGACGCGGCTGTACGCATACGGGCCCGCGTACCTGCCCGAACTGGTGGCGTTGAAGCGGGACGCCGAGCACGGACGCGCGCCTTCCGTCATCGGGGTGGAGGCGGACGTGGAACGGATGACCACGGCGCTGGAGCACGCGCGGGACTCCTCGGCACTGCCGGAACGCGCGACGGCCGAGGGCGCGCTGCACGATCTCGTGGTACGGGCCCGGCTGGCGGCGCCGTGA